The Cellulophaga sp. L1A9 genome window below encodes:
- a CDS encoding carboxypeptidase-like regulatory domain-containing protein — MLKTQNSTLTLFLIAVVFFSSLSISGQEDKATQISLRSYLNQIEKNFSVKFSFADNTINSILIHSQEFNELEAAIQYIETETPLDLKKIDARYYTISKSMLSICAKVLDNFEQNTLRNASIKVLEQGISTITDDSGNFYLNNIPKASIIEIRHVGFKPLFIKAEELEYREVCKTLLLAQNIQQLEEVIIYKFLTTGLEKQDDASIVLNTDDFGILPGLIEPDVLQTIQALPGIKSIDETVSDINVRGGTNDQNLILWEGIKMYQSGHFFGLISAFNPYLTDKVTLIKNGSSAAFGDGVSSILDMRTKNTITNELYGGAGINLLSGDAYGQIPLKENLAFQFSGRRSITDLLNTPTYNQFYERAFQDTEIRGNEPNQENIVRHEDFYFYDFTGKLLYDISQKHKARVSFIAINNLLEYTALNTNTTETTNSKLMQTNFSIGGYLKSTWSSNFSTQLNAYYTSYHLDSENFTSENDQQLLQNNEVLETAVQLESNYNFSELLAWENGYEFKEVGIINLTNVTQPPFRSNVKGVIRTHALFSELTYASENEKLWARAGVRANYIENLATFEKLILEPRLNVNYKVARNFKVELQGEFKNQTTNQIIDLKQNFLGIEKRRWVLSNEEDLPITRSKQVSLGLNYDKNKIYIGLEGFYKYVNGISTTTQGFQNEDQFNGEIGEYAARGFEFLINQKTKNLSNWLTYTYNKNDYTFDLLSPTTFPNNLDIRHTITFASTYTYQNLKLGLGLNYRTGRPYTKPQEDGNPINTFVFPSTINYEDANNSRLPEYLRVDASAIYDFKINRNIKASVGTSLLNLLDHKNILNRYYRLNDQDEIETIESVSLGITPNFSFRMFF; from the coding sequence ATGCTAAAAACGCAGAATAGTACCTTAACTCTCTTTTTAATTGCTGTAGTATTCTTCTCTTCCTTAAGTATTTCAGGGCAAGAAGATAAGGCTACACAGATTTCACTTAGAAGCTATTTAAATCAAATAGAAAAAAACTTTTCTGTAAAATTTTCATTTGCAGATAACACTATTAATAGCATTTTAATTCATTCTCAAGAATTTAATGAGCTGGAGGCTGCCATTCAGTACATTGAAACAGAAACACCTTTAGATTTAAAAAAAATAGATGCCCGATACTATACTATTTCTAAAAGTATGCTTTCTATTTGCGCTAAAGTTTTAGATAATTTTGAGCAAAACACCTTGCGTAATGCGAGCATTAAAGTTTTAGAACAAGGCATTTCTACCATTACTGACGACAGCGGAAATTTCTATTTAAACAACATTCCTAAGGCATCCATTATTGAAATTAGACATGTTGGTTTCAAACCCTTATTCATTAAGGCAGAAGAACTAGAATACCGCGAAGTTTGCAAGACCCTTTTGTTGGCTCAAAATATTCAACAATTAGAAGAAGTTATTATCTATAAATTTTTAACCACTGGATTAGAAAAACAAGATGACGCGAGTATTGTTTTGAACACTGATGATTTCGGGATTCTCCCAGGTCTAATAGAGCCAGATGTTTTACAAACCATACAAGCACTACCCGGAATAAAGAGTATAGATGAAACGGTTTCTGATATTAATGTTCGCGGCGGTACTAACGACCAAAATTTGATACTTTGGGAAGGTATAAAAATGTATCAATCCGGGCATTTCTTTGGCTTGATATCTGCTTTTAACCCGTACCTAACAGATAAAGTTACACTTATAAAAAACGGTTCAAGTGCTGCTTTTGGAGATGGCGTAAGTAGTATTTTAGATATGCGCACAAAGAACACCATTACCAACGAACTATATGGTGGCGCAGGAATTAACCTATTAAGTGGTGATGCTTACGGACAAATCCCCCTCAAAGAGAATCTAGCATTTCAGTTTTCAGGGAGACGCTCCATTACAGATCTTTTAAATACACCTACATACAACCAGTTTTACGAAAGAGCTTTTCAAGACACCGAAATTAGAGGCAATGAACCTAACCAGGAAAATATCGTTAGACATGAAGACTTCTATTTTTATGATTTTACGGGGAAATTATTATATGACATTTCCCAGAAACATAAAGCGCGTGTCAGTTTTATCGCCATAAATAACTTATTAGAATACACCGCATTAAACACCAATACTACAGAAACGACCAATAGTAAATTAATGCAGACTAACTTTTCTATAGGCGGTTACCTAAAAAGCACATGGAGTTCTAATTTCTCCACGCAATTAAATGCTTATTACACTTCTTATCATCTAGATTCAGAAAATTTTACTTCTGAAAACGACCAACAATTACTTCAAAATAACGAAGTTTTAGAAACTGCCGTTCAGCTAGAGTCTAACTACAATTTCTCTGAGCTATTAGCTTGGGAAAATGGATACGAGTTTAAAGAAGTAGGCATTATAAACTTAACGAATGTAACGCAACCCCCGTTCCGAAGTAATGTAAAAGGGGTTATTAGAACGCACGCTTTATTTTCAGAACTTACCTACGCCTCTGAAAATGAAAAACTTTGGGCTAGAGCGGGTGTACGTGCAAACTACATTGAAAATTTAGCAACCTTTGAAAAACTCATTCTAGAACCACGTTTAAACGTAAACTATAAAGTAGCCCGTAATTTTAAGGTTGAGCTGCAAGGTGAGTTTAAGAATCAGACCACAAACCAAATCATTGATTTGAAACAAAATTTTCTAGGAATTGAAAAAAGAAGATGGGTTTTATCTAATGAAGAAGATTTACCTATTACCCGAAGTAAACAAGTTTCCTTGGGCTTAAATTATGACAAAAACAAAATCTATATTGGCTTAGAAGGGTTTTATAAATATGTAAATGGCATTAGCACTACCACACAAGGTTTTCAGAATGAAGATCAATTTAATGGAGAAATTGGGGAATATGCCGCTAGGGGATTTGAATTTTTAATTAACCAAAAAACAAAAAACCTTAGTAACTGGTTGACCTATACGTATAATAAAAATGATTACACATTTGATTTGTTAAGTCCCACTACATTTCCTAATAATTTAGACATTAGACACACTATCACTTTTGCAAGCACTTATACCTATCAGAATCTAAAATTAGGTCTTGGTCTTAATTACAGAACAGGAAGGCCGTATACGAAGCCACAAGAAGACGGCAACCCTATAAACACCTTTGTTTTTCCGAGTACTATAAATTACGAAGACGCTAATAACAGTAGATTACCAGAATACCTAAGAGTAGATGCATCTGCTATTTATGATTTTAAAATTAATCGAAATATAAAAGCATCGGTTGGCACATCGCTATTAAATTTGTTAGACCATAAAAATATTTTGAATAGATATTACCGATTGAATGACCAAGATGAAATAGAAACCATCGAAAGTGTTTCGTTAGGGATTACCCCAAACTTTAGCTTTCGAATGTTCTTTTAA